The proteins below are encoded in one region of Populus alba chromosome 2, ASM523922v2, whole genome shotgun sequence:
- the LOC118063446 gene encoding AAA-ATPase At2g46620 — protein MKILYAPILLLFVILSLLFLLRVLLFKTGLIYITKKWWRSIEDCFHVYQFFKVPEFNENMQTNHLYRKVSIYLSSIASIEDSDFINLFTGKKTHDIVLHLDPNQVVDDYFIGTRVSWINEEKNDTNRCRTFVLKIRRADKRKILRPYLQHIHITSDELEQKKKDVKLYINIDSHEQSRQWRSVPFKHPSTFDTIAMESDLKNKLKSDLESFLKAKHYYHRLGRAWKRSYLLYGPSGTGKSSFVAAIANFLGYDVYDIDLSRVLDDSDMKMLLLQTTSKSVILIEDLDRFLMDKSAKVSLSGILNFMDGVLNACCADERIMVYTMNCKEHVDPAVLRPGRIDVHIHFPLCDFSAFKTLANNYLGVKDHKLFPQVEEFFQTGASLSPAEIGELMIANRNSPSRALKSVITALQTDGDGRGSLNIRRQWTDNSSRKSTEDSGEQSGFFSKEGVNAMKDIRKLYGLLRLKSRKKSESFDRTPDSKDGQSCGL, from the coding sequence ATGAAAATTCTCTATGCCCCAATCTTACTTTTGTTCGTAATACTTAGTCTACTGTTTCTGCTTCGTGTCCTTTTGTTCAAAACTGGGCTAATTTACATAACCAAAAAATGGTGGAGATCAATAGAAGATTGTTTCCATGTCTATCAATTCTTCAAAGTCCCAGAATTCAATGAGAACATGCAAACAAATCATCTTTATCGCAAAGTCTCTATTTATCTCAGCTCTATAGCTTCCATCGAAGACTCTGATTTCATCAATCTCTTCACCGGCAAAAAAACCCACGACATCGTCCTTCATCTCGATCCGAACCAGGTGGTCGATGATTATTTCATTGGCACTAGAGTTTCTTGGATTAACGAGGAAAAAAACGATACCAATCGTTGCAGAACCTTCGTTTTGAAGATCAGAAGAGCCGATAAGCGCAAAATTCTGCGTCCCTATCTGCAGCACATCCACATAACTTCAGACGAGCTCGAGCAAAAGAAGAAAGATGTGAAGCTCTACATAAATATCGACAGTCATGAGCAAAGCAGACAGTGGAGATCCGTTCCGTTCAAGCATCCGTCGACGTTTGATACAATTGCAATGGAATCTGATCTCAAGAATAAGTTGAAATCAGATCTTGAGTCATTCCTCAAAGCCAAACATTACTACCACCGGCTGGGGCGTGCTTGGAAGCGAAGCTACTTGTTGTACGGCCCATCAGGTACTGGAAAATCCAGCTTTGTTGCGGCCATTGCTAATTTTCTTGGCTACGATGTGTATGATATTGATCTTTCAAGGGTTTTAGATGATTCGGATATGAAAATGTTATTGTTACAGACGACAAGCAAGTCAGTGATTTTGATTGAAGACCTTGATCGGTTTTTGATGGATAAATCAGCGAAGGTCAGCTTGTCAGGTATTTTGAACTTCATGGATGGGGTATTAAATGCTTGCTGTGCAGACGAAAGAATCATGGTTTATACGATGAATTGTAAAGAACATGTTGATCCGGCTGTTCTTAGACCCGGTCGGATTGATGTTCATATTCATTTCCCTTTGTGTGATTTCTCTGCTTTCAAAACATTAGCTAATAATTACTTGGGTGTTAAGGATCATAAATTGTTTCCTCAAGTAGAGGAGTTTTTTCAAACCGGGGCCAGTTTGAGCCCAGCTGAGATTGGGGAGCTTATGATTGCCAACAGGAATTCGCCTAGTCGGGCCTTGAAATCGGTCATTACTGCTTTGCAAACGGACGGTGATGGAAGGGGGTCTTTGAACATTAGAAGACAGTGGACTGATAATTCTTCAAGGAAGTCGACTGAGGATTCAGGGGAACAGTCGGGGTTTTTTTCCAAGGAGGGTGTCAATGCCATGAAGGATATTAGAAAACTGTATGGCTTGTTGAGAttgaaaagtagaaaaaaatcaGAGTCGTTTGATAGGACGCCAGACAGTAAGGATGGGCAATCATGTGGTTTGTGA